Proteins encoded together in one Hevea brasiliensis isolate MT/VB/25A 57/8 chromosome 16, ASM3005281v1, whole genome shotgun sequence window:
- the LOC131174633 gene encoding uncharacterized protein LOC131174633 yields MESLLCKPQQDLKRLEKFNGMNYKCWSMKIMYQLTATKFLYVLNTPYPQDGTSEGQLSEAQQKWVEDYFVCHSMILNAISNALFNVFHKSYPEYELWATIERRYANKDARNKSFLINKYIDFKMVDSKSIVDQVNELNEIASQCADVDEPIFETFQDNMHNVENSSSSKISKSKVKKFNNGNKGFSNEKRKRFESKDASNKKKRGPCYVCGKMGHLARVCKFHKGKKEEVNVLEEDEMVAVLTKILIVDKDND; encoded by the exons ATGGAGTCTTTATTGTGCAAGCCACAACAAGATCTGAAGAGATTAGAGAAGTTCAATGGGATGAATTATAAATGTTGGAGCATGAAGATTATGTATCAACTTACAGCTACCAAATTTCTCTATGTGCTCAACACACCATATCCACAAGATGGAACAAGTGAAGGACAACTTTCTGAAGCACAACAAAAATGGGTGGAAGATTATTTTGTGTGCCATTCAATGATCTTGAATGCAATAAGCAATGCGCTCTTCAATGTCTTCCACAAAAGTTATCCTGAATATGAGTTATGGGCTACTATTGAACGAAGGTATGCCAATAAGGATGCTAGAAATAAATCTTTTTTAATTAACAAGTATATTGATTTTAAAATGGTTGATTCCAAGTCTATTGTTGATCAAGTTAatgaacttaatgaaattgcttcTCAATGTGCTGATGTGGATGAACCAATTTTTGAGACTTTTCAA GATAATATGCATAATGTTGAAAATTCCTCATCCTCCAAAATTTCTAAATCTAAGGTCAAAAAGTTTAATAATGGAAATAAGGGTTTTTCCAATGAAAAGAGGAAGAGATTTGAGTCTAAGGATGCTAGTAATAAGAAAAAGAGAGGACCTTGCTATGTATGTGGTAAGATGGGACATTTGGCTAGAGTTTGTAAATTCCACAAAGGTAAAAAAGAAGAAGTCAATGTCTTGGAGGAAGATGAAATGGTTGCTGTTCTTACTAAAATTCTTATAGTGGACAAGGATAATGATTAG